The DNA segment AGATTAGATGGTAAAAAATGTTATTTTTATTAACTAATGCCATAAAGGAATAGAGACATTCCAATTATTTGGGACAAATAGAGAGCTAGAACAAATCCGCTGGCAGAAAGCATCCCTCCAAAGCCAAGTATAACTATTGCCAAAATAGTAGAGATCATCTTTACTTTATTACCTTTGAATAGCAAAGCCCTAGCTGCCAAGAATAATATTAATCCTGACGCAGGAATTGTCACCATTGATGAAGCGCCTGCAGGTAACGCAGGAAAATTTGTAGGCACATAATTTACTACAATGGTAAATGGTTTATATACTATGGTAATTATTAGTACCGCTGTAGCAAAGGCTGAGTAGTAATAGTATATTTTCTTCCACTTCTCTGGAACTTGTTGTACGGATCCCAGCGATAGAACTAAAACAAGCTCTGCAACAATGAACATGTAAATTGCGGCCAAGGTATAGTTACAGTATCCTATGGCAAATATTTCCTGCTCTAGGGCCGCAATAAAATAAAAAACGAAGCCTAAAAACCAGAAAAACCACATTAAGCTTTTGCTTCTCTCATATCTTCTCCAAGATAAGTAACTTAAAATTATACTGAGTACTAAACTAATTGAAGAGAAAATTAAAGCTTCTTCTTGATTCATAATTTAACATTATACATTAGAATTTATAAAATCTTCTAAAAAATCATTATTTTAATTGTAATCTATATTAATCAATATATTAAGAGTAAAATTATTATATAACGAAAGAAAAAAGATAAATGACTTTTATGCATTTATTTCTTGGAATATTCTGTGGTAAGGCCTTCCTTCTATTATTTGCTTTCCGTAATCTGTAGTGTTCTTAAATTCCTTGCTAAGCATGAATTTTCTAAAGGAATCCAGGTCCTTCCACTCGCTGTATATTAAGTATTCTCTCGGATTATCAACGTTCTTGTAAAGCTTACCGTCGATGAAACCAACGTTTGCTGACTTTAACGTTTCAACTACTTTCTTAAATATTTCCTCGAATTCCTTCTCATGGCCTTCCTTTACTCTGTAATAAAGACCGACGTTGATCACTGAACCCTCGCCTTTTTAGCTTCGACTCTTTCTGTGGCAACTTTATACAACACCTTGTAAGATACAGCAGTAATTCCTCCTAAGACTAATAATCCCGCCATTCCTAGGACTATAGATCCAGCAGTTAAAGTAGCAGCATTTGTTAGCAAAAGTGACGCAGGAACTCCTGGTAGAGGTCCTACAGTTCCTGCAGGTACGATATCCTCAAGTATTCTACCTTGAGTAAAAGCTCCAAACATCATAGCACCTATGAAAGTTAATAAGAATATCCAAGCCTGCCTGAACGGAACATTCCTAGTTGTTGCTATGTATAAGTAAGCGTAGAGGATAACTATGTATATCCAAAAGCCAGGGTTATTTACCGCACTATTGAATACCACTGGTAACCACTCGTAAGTGCTAACAAGGAACAATATGTTTGCCAAGGTTAATCCTAAAGCTCCCACTAGCAGTCTCTCCTTAATTCCGTAAAATACTACAGTGAAATAAACTACGTACATTACTACTCCTATGAAGAATATCCAGTTGAAGGCATTGAATATCATCTGAGTGTAGTTAGGAGTTATGTCCAGTGTCAGCAAGTTATGTACACAGAAACCGTACCCGCTGAAAACTGAAGTAAATAGCGTATTTCCAAGGAATGCTACTATTAAAGCAAAAGGTAGTGCAATAACTAAGAAGGTCCTCTCCATAGAGTGCTTACCTAAAGTTGATGAGCCTTCTGCAACTCCTATGCTAAAGTGGTGGAAAGCTAACATTATTATTAATATCATTAATGGTGCATAGAGCACTGCACCAGTTACGAACATTACTGGAGCGAATATTGTATCTAAAGACACTACTAGGTAAACTAAGGAAGTAGCTATAATAGCCCATAGTGAGCCTATAACTATTAGCATTTTCTCCCTATAGTTCTCATACTTGCACACTGGAATCATTACTACCGATCCTGCCTCAATCATAAAAGCTGTTACAAACCACGCTAAAGGTATAAAGAAGAACAGGACGAATTCATTCATTTCGAGTCACCTCCACGAGAGTCACTTCCTTTTAACATTTAATGAGCTACTCCCTCCTACATTGGCTGCCATTATAAGTCTTGCAGAGCTAACATCTGCAGAAACTTCCTTACCAGTAAATAACTTCTTTAGCATGTATATTGTACCTGCAACTGCTAAGGCTAAGACTACCATTATTGCTATTCCTATAGGCAAGACTTCTGGACTATTATTAAATGCGTCTGCTGTTAACATTACTGCTTGTATCTCGTAAAGTCCGGATGCAGTCTGTACCATTGGTCCCCATATTACGAAAGGCTGTCTTCCTGTCTCTGCAGCAACCCAACCAGCTTCCCAGGCTACTACTTGCAACCAACCTAAGAAGAACATTGCGTAAAGCGGGATCTTCTTTTCAGCAGGATTATCCAATCCGAAGGCCTTAAATAATGCGTTCTTTGGCTGCTTCCAGAAGGAGTAAGCTAATATCCATACAACTAAGGCTCCTATTATTCCTAGGGTAGCGTGCAAGTCATATGCCGTGTGGGAAATGTACCATATTGGATCCCAGTCAGTCTGAACGAAGCTTGAATATCCTAGGACTGTCGCATGGGGATTAGGAGGCCATGTTGCTAATAAACTAAGCAAGTTAGGTATCGTTATTGGTCCTACTTGCATTGGAGCTCCTGCTGCCGTTTGCATTACGCCTTCTAAAGTGGCCAACTTTAATGGCTGATATAGGTATAACATCTTACCTGCATTATCTCCAGCCCAAGCTAGGAATATTGCGTCTAAAGCCCCTAGATAAGTTGCTAACTTTAATCCTCTGTTATAATACTCCTTCTCGTCTGTAGTCATGTCTTTCTTAGTTAATTTCCTGAAAGCAAAATACCCAGCTATAGATCCGAAGCCAACGAACCATGCCCCAGCTAATCCCATTGGTACCTCTGCAAGTGCAATAGTAGGTAACGATGCGGCCAATGGGTCTACGCCAACTAATTGTCCATTTTGTAAGTAAGCTTGTATATTAAATCCTGTTGGAGTGTTCATCCAAGAGTTTACTAAGATTATGAGCACTGCAGAAGCAGAAGAACCTAAGCCTATTAATCCTCCAACTATCATGTGAGCAGTCCTGCTCATTCTGTCCCAGCCGTACAGATATAACGCTAAGAATATTACTTCGGAGAAAAACGCCAGAACCTCTATATCGAAGGGCAGTATGTCAATCTGATTAACTAAATACATCCATTTATACCACACTGTTATGAATTCTACCGCTATTGCTGCGCCTGCCGCAGAACCTACTGCAAACAGAACTGCCATAACTACTGACCATCTCTTTGCTATTGCCAAATAGTAGGGGTCATTTTTCTTGTATGCTAAGTATTCGGCAGATATTATAAAGAATGGAAGAGCTATTGCCCAGTAAGTGAATAACACATGTGTTGCCATTGTATATCCTGCGAGTACTCTATCAAATATTTCCAAACTCACTTCAATCCACCATGATAAATTATAACTGGGAAATATTTAAATATTTTCATTTTTAACACACTTTATCAGAGAAATTCTGGTTTATAATGGTAATTATATTTATTAAAGGATTAAATCCTAGAATATGATCTTGAGTATAATATGAGAAAATCGAGAGCGCAATTTCTATTTAAGTCTCGCTTTGAAGGGCTAAAAATGTATTTAACAATGTTAATTGCAAATATCGAAACAAAATTATAATGAGCTTTAAATAATTGTTAAGAATAATGAGAGGTATGGAAAGGAAAGTTAAATTTCCTGATGGCAGAGAAGTTGATGTACTTACAATTTTTAAATTCGTTTATGGCTTAAGCAACCCAGAGTTGGAGATACTTAAGTTATTAGTCAATACAAAAGGTAAACTTTCTGCAGAGGATATTGCATCTTCTCTAAATATATCAAGGAATACAGTAACTAAGCCTATAAACTTGTTGTTATCAAAGGGCTTAGTACTAAGGGATAAAGAAAAGGGAAAGGCTAATGGCAGACCTAGGCTAGTTTATTTTGCAACTCCTGACATTTACTCTAAATTGCTTACTGATTTACAGAACATATTAAATGAATCATTAAAAGAAATATCTAAAATTAGGAAAAATACTTAATTTTCTTGATTTTATTATTAAAATCCCTTTTAAACTCTGTTAAAGAAAGATATGAAAGTTATTTATAATGATAATTTATAAATTTTAGAATCGAAATGTACTCATGGATTTTAAAATTCAATTCCCAGACGGAAGACAAGTGGATTTCCACAAGCTTGTAGAATTCCTTTACGGCATAACTGATAGCGAAATGAACATTTTACATCTTCTTCTGTCTACAGATGAAAAACTCTCCGTAGAAGACATCTCAGAAAGATTAAAAATAGCTAAAACATCAATAAGTAAACCAGTAAACATTTTACTATCTAAGGGTCTAATTATGAGAGATAAAACTGAAGGAGAAGGAAAGAGAAGGCCTAAGTATCTTTATTACACTGACAAGAATGCGGTTTATAATAAGATAGTTAATGATCTGGAAGCTATTGCTAAAATCTTTTGTGAAAAGTATAAATCTCATATAGAATCAGTCACGATTAAATAAATTTTTTAAATTCTTTAAACAAGAGCATTTCATGCAAAAGATAAGACCTTTCTTCGTATCTTCTGCAGGATTTTTTCTAGATGGTTACGATTTATCGGTAATATCTTTTGCACTGTACTTTATAGCTCAAGAAATGAAGCTATCGTCATCACAAGAAGGGTTAGTTTCATCTGCTTCATTGATGGGAATGACTATTGGTGCGCTATTATTCGGTTTCCTAGCTGATAAAGTAGGCAGGAAAAAGTTAATGGGCGTTGACCTAGTATTCTTCATGACCTTCGGAATAACTTCGGCATTTTCACAGAACTTTACACAACTCTTCATATCTAGACTGTTGCTTGGGATAGGCATTGGAGGGGACTACCCAATTTCCTCTACGATTATAAGTGAATTTTCTCCAGCAGTAAATAGAGGGAAATATCTCGTTGCATCAATATCTCTTTATTGGATAGGAACTTTAGTAGCCTCAATAGCCAACTTAGCTTTCTTAAGTCTTTACGAATTTTGGAGGTATACTTTTCTGTTCGGTGCCTTAATTTCATTGCCAATTATTTTACTTAGGATAAAGCTTGACGAATCTCCTAGGTGGTTAGCTTCAAAAGGAATGCTAGTTACCGAAAAATTTAACCCCCTAGCTGAGAACAAAGGAATAAATGGAATTAAGGAACTCTTCGAAAATCCTTTATTACCTTATGTTTTAGCGGTTTCAATAGTCTGGTTCTTATTTGATGTAGCGTCTTACGGTATAGGGCTATATTATCCTCTAGTACTAAGAGAGTTTGCTTTCCCTTCAAACGTTGAGGTTCTTTATGTCACAATGGCAATAGCTGGCGGAGCTTTATTAGGTTATTTAATTGCAGTGTCTGCAATTGATTCACTAGGTAGGAGGAAGGTCTTACTTACGGGATTGGGCGGAATGGCTTTCCTACTAATAATAGGCGGAATTACTAAAATTGGAGGATTTTTGCTCGTTCCCTATTTTATGACTTTTGTAGCTTTAGAGCAGTGGGCTGGAGCAGTAACTCTATTTTATCCTACAGAAATTTTTCCAACTTCTGTGAGGTCTACTGCTCAAGGGTTTGCAACTTCAGTTAGCAGAATAGGAGCAATACTCGGAGTATACTTCTTCCCATCAATGGTTAGTTCTGTGGGCTTTTCATCATCCTTAATAATATTTGGAATTACTTCTACTCTTGCGTTAGCAATTTCGTTCTTAACTTATAAGGAGACTAGGAAGAAGGAATTGGAAGAAATAAGTTTAGGAAAAATTATACTTATTAATAATAACAACAAAAAGTAAAATCTCTTTTTCTTTTTTAAATAAGCTAAAACATTGGGAGAGTATTAGCTTAGATTTGGGATAAAGCAGCTACTATTGGTTGGGAGAGGAAGCTCACTGCTTGGCTTATTACTGCGGATGTTGCATAGAAGGCTCCAAATAACATTGCAGCTATTGCAATATTTCCATTCTTTAATTCATTATTTATATAGAATGTTTCCATTTTTCCTGACATCCTATGAGCAAAGAATCTGTAAATTTCTCTTTGTGCTAAAGTTATTGAGAATATTGCTAGGGGTAATCCTATGAATAGTTGTATTAAACCGCCAATTAGATCAGCAATTGCGCACTTTCCTCCCAAGAATGCTCTCGCAATCCCTGAAGCGCCTTGACCTATTACGCTAGCTACTGCAACTAATATTCCTGCTACGTAAATTCCTACTGCAATATTTCCCTTCTTTAATTCTGCAATCTGATCAAGATTTGAAGTTAACTTATCTAGTAAATTTAACGAAAGTGTTATACTAAAAAGTGCTAATGCAACTCCTACAACTATTTGAACTACTGCTATTCCTAAGCTTTCTCCAATGTATAGGAAGTTCATTTTTGGTCTAAATGAAGGCTCTTTAACGGGGTTTAAAAAATAAACTAAGGTAATCCTTTGGTATTATCTCCTAGGAAGTTTCGAAAATACAAAACTTCCTATCTTTATTAAAAATGAAAAATGAAGAAAGAAGTAAAATTAAATCAATTAAAAATAAGGGATATTGAAAATCTTTTATTTTATCTCTGTCAATAATTTACGATTTTAAAAATGCCAACTTAAGCACTGCTAAAGCGATGAGATAAATTTGTGCACAAATAAAGCTGATAATAATTGAATTAATACTAAAGAATAAGTGAAAGAAAC comes from the Acidianus infernus genome and includes:
- a CDS encoding MFS transporter, with protein sequence MQKIRPFFVSSAGFFLDGYDLSVISFALYFIAQEMKLSSSQEGLVSSASLMGMTIGALLFGFLADKVGRKKLMGVDLVFFMTFGITSAFSQNFTQLFISRLLLGIGIGGDYPISSTIISEFSPAVNRGKYLVASISLYWIGTLVASIANLAFLSLYEFWRYTFLFGALISLPIILLRIKLDESPRWLASKGMLVTEKFNPLAENKGINGIKELFENPLLPYVLAVSIVWFLFDVASYGIGLYYPLVLREFAFPSNVEVLYVTMAIAGGALLGYLIAVSAIDSLGRRKVLLTGLGGMAFLLIIGGITKIGGFLLVPYFMTFVALEQWAGAVTLFYPTEIFPTSVRSTAQGFATSVSRIGAILGVYFFPSMVSSVGFSSSLIIFGITSTLALAISFLTYKETRKKELEEISLGKIILINNNNKK
- a CDS encoding DUF350 domain-containing protein yields the protein MNFLYIGESLGIAVVQIVVGVALALFSITLSLNLLDKLTSNLDQIAELKKGNIAVGIYVAGILVAVASVIGQGASGIARAFLGGKCAIADLIGGLIQLFIGLPLAIFSITLAQREIYRFFAHRMSGKMETFYINNELKNGNIAIAAMLFGAFYATSAVISQAVSFLSQPIVAALSQI
- a CDS encoding cytochrome ubiquinol oxidase subunit I, with the protein product MSLEIFDRVLAGYTMATHVLFTYWAIALPFFIISAEYLAYKKNDPYYLAIAKRWSVVMAVLFAVGSAAGAAIAVEFITVWYKWMYLVNQIDILPFDIEVLAFFSEVIFLALYLYGWDRMSRTAHMIVGGLIGLGSSASAVLIILVNSWMNTPTGFNIQAYLQNGQLVGVDPLAASLPTIALAEVPMGLAGAWFVGFGSIAGYFAFRKLTKKDMTTDEKEYYNRGLKLATYLGALDAIFLAWAGDNAGKMLYLYQPLKLATLEGVMQTAAGAPMQVGPITIPNLLSLLATWPPNPHATVLGYSSFVQTDWDPIWYISHTAYDLHATLGIIGALVVWILAYSFWKQPKNALFKAFGLDNPAEKKIPLYAMFFLGWLQVVAWEAGWVAAETGRQPFVIWGPMVQTASGLYEIQAVMLTADAFNNSPEVLPIGIAIMVVLALAVAGTIYMLKKLFTGKEVSADVSSARLIMAANVGGSSSLNVKRK
- a CDS encoding antibiotic biosynthesis monooxygenase, with amino-acid sequence MINVGLYYRVKEGHEKEFEEIFKKVVETLKSANVGFIDGKLYKNVDNPREYLIYSEWKDLDSFRKFMLSKEFKNTTDYGKQIIEGRPYHRIFQEINA
- a CDS encoding MarR family transcriptional regulator, with amino-acid sequence MDFKIQFPDGRQVDFHKLVEFLYGITDSEMNILHLLLSTDEKLSVEDISERLKIAKTSISKPVNILLSKGLIMRDKTEGEGKRRPKYLYYTDKNAVYNKIVNDLEAIAKIFCEKYKSHIESVTIK
- a CDS encoding helix-turn-helix domain-containing protein; amino-acid sequence: MERKVKFPDGREVDVLTIFKFVYGLSNPELEILKLLVNTKGKLSAEDIASSLNISRNTVTKPINLLLSKGLVLRDKEKGKANGRPRLVYFATPDIYSKLLTDLQNILNESLKEISKIRKNT